A part of Helicoverpa zea isolate HzStark_Cry1AcR chromosome 17, ilHelZeax1.1, whole genome shotgun sequence genomic DNA contains:
- the LOC124637967 gene encoding heterogeneous nuclear ribonucleoprotein K isoform X1, producing the protein MFCSRNNLPHPKSTQFFGKMKRDAYGEEGPAQKRPRQTDDEVTFLIPSKVAGSIIGKGGANISKLRNQYKASITVPDCPGPERVLSITAPDVDTILEIVKEILPCLADGGPKSSNEDLDVRLLIHQSRAGCVIGKAGAKIKELREKTGARLKIFSNPAPQSTERVVQLVGKADAVAAGVREVLDLIRQVPIKGAVQNYDPHNYDDFYADEYGGFGSGQGGGGPGPRGAGGPRGPPRGPPRGMPPMGPTGRGPAPRGPPLGRNGPPGGPRAAFNDFGGPGPRASFSGPPRGAFGGGGGGGGGGGGTSFGGGNFGGGRAGGGGGNFGNNGGSQQDTTTQVTIPKDLAGAIIGKAGSRIRKIRAESGAGIEIAEPLPGSTDRIITITGTPQRIQMAQYLLQQSVHESNPNLGGRGNF; encoded by the exons ATGTTTTGTTCTAGGAATAACTTGCCTCATCCTAAAAGCACTCAATTTTTTG GTAAAATGAAGCGAGATGCGTACGGGGAAGAAGGGCCCGCGCAAAAGCGGCCGCGGCAGACAGACGACGAAGTCACCTTCCTTATACCGAGCAAG GTCGCCGGCTCGATCATTGGGAAGGGCGGCGCGAACATCTCGAAGCTAAGGAATCAG TACAAAGCCTCTATAACAGTCCCAGATTGCCCCGGCCCCGAACG GGTACTCTCGATAACGGCGCCGGATGTCGACACGATTCTGGAAATCGTAAAAGAAATACTGCCATGTTTGGCTGAT ggagGTCCGAAGAGTAGCAACGAAGATTTGGACGTTCGTCTACTGATCCACCAAAGCCGTGCAGGCTGCGTTATCGGCAAAGCAGGGGCTAAGATCAAAGAGCTGAGAGAG AAAACCGGTGCTCGACTGAAGATATTCTCGAACCCGGCGCCGCAGAGCACGGAGCGAGTGGTGCAGCTGGTGGGCAAGGCCGACGCAGTCGCCGCCGGCGTGCGGGAGGTGCTCGACCTTATACGACAG GTGCCCATCAAAGGCGCAGTTCAGAACTACGACCCGCACAACTACGATGACTTTTACGCGGATGAATACGGAGGCTTCGGCAGCGGACAGGGAGGCGGCGGCCCCGGTCCCCGCGGGGCTGGTGGCCCGCGCGGCCCTCCCCGGGGCCCGCCACGCGGCATGCCACCCATGGGTCCCACCGGCCGGGGGCCCGCTCCTAGAGGCCCGCCGCTAGGCCGCAACGGACCGCCCGGCGGTCCTAGAGCAGCTTTTAACGATTTCGGGGGCCCTGGTCCTAGAGCTAGCTTCAGTGGGCCCCCGCGTGGTGCCTTCGGTGGCGGCGGTGGTggcggaggcggcggcggcggcaccAGCTTTGGGGGAGGAAACTTCGGCGGGGGCCGCGCGGGGGGAGGGGGCGGCAACTTCGGCAATAACGGCGGCAGCCAGCAGGACACCACCACACAAGTTACCATTCCGAAAGAC TTGGCGGGCGCGATAATAGGCAAGGCCGGCTCGCGCATACGTAAGATCCGCGCGGAGAGCGGCGCCGGCATCGAGATCGCCGAGCCGCTGCCCGGCTCCACCGACCGCATCATCACCATCACCGGCACCCCGCAGCGCATACAGATGGCGCAGTACTTGTTGCAACAGAG TGTGCACGAGAGTAACCCGAATCTCGGCGGTCGAGGCAACTTCTGA
- the LOC124637967 gene encoding heterogeneous nuclear ribonucleoprotein K isoform X3, which translates to MKRDAYGEEGPAQKRPRQTDDEVTFLIPSKVAGSIIGKGGANISKLRNQYKASITVPDCPGPERVLSITAPDVDTILEIVKEILPCLADGGPKSSNEDLDVRLLIHQSRAGCVIGKAGAKIKELREKTGARLKIFSNPAPQSTERVVQLVGKADAVAAGVREVLDLIRQVPIKGAVQNYDPHNYDDFYADEYGGFGSGQGGGGPGPRGAGGPRGPPRGPPRGMPPMGPTGRGPAPRGPPLGRNGPPGGPRAAFNDFGGPGPRASFSGPPRGAFGGGGGGGGGGGGTSFGGGNFGGGRAGGGGGNFGNNGGSQQDTTTQVTIPKDLAGAIIGKAGSRIRKIRAESGAGIEIAEPLPGSTDRIITITGTPQRIQMAQYLLQQSVHESNPNLGGRGNF; encoded by the exons ATGAAGCGAGATGCGTACGGGGAAGAAGGGCCCGCGCAAAAGCGGCCGCGGCAGACAGACGACGAAGTCACCTTCCTTATACCGAGCAAG GTCGCCGGCTCGATCATTGGGAAGGGCGGCGCGAACATCTCGAAGCTAAGGAATCAG TACAAAGCCTCTATAACAGTCCCAGATTGCCCCGGCCCCGAACG GGTACTCTCGATAACGGCGCCGGATGTCGACACGATTCTGGAAATCGTAAAAGAAATACTGCCATGTTTGGCTGAT ggagGTCCGAAGAGTAGCAACGAAGATTTGGACGTTCGTCTACTGATCCACCAAAGCCGTGCAGGCTGCGTTATCGGCAAAGCAGGGGCTAAGATCAAAGAGCTGAGAGAG AAAACCGGTGCTCGACTGAAGATATTCTCGAACCCGGCGCCGCAGAGCACGGAGCGAGTGGTGCAGCTGGTGGGCAAGGCCGACGCAGTCGCCGCCGGCGTGCGGGAGGTGCTCGACCTTATACGACAG GTGCCCATCAAAGGCGCAGTTCAGAACTACGACCCGCACAACTACGATGACTTTTACGCGGATGAATACGGAGGCTTCGGCAGCGGACAGGGAGGCGGCGGCCCCGGTCCCCGCGGGGCTGGTGGCCCGCGCGGCCCTCCCCGGGGCCCGCCACGCGGCATGCCACCCATGGGTCCCACCGGCCGGGGGCCCGCTCCTAGAGGCCCGCCGCTAGGCCGCAACGGACCGCCCGGCGGTCCTAGAGCAGCTTTTAACGATTTCGGGGGCCCTGGTCCTAGAGCTAGCTTCAGTGGGCCCCCGCGTGGTGCCTTCGGTGGCGGCGGTGGTggcggaggcggcggcggcggcaccAGCTTTGGGGGAGGAAACTTCGGCGGGGGCCGCGCGGGGGGAGGGGGCGGCAACTTCGGCAATAACGGCGGCAGCCAGCAGGACACCACCACACAAGTTACCATTCCGAAAGAC TTGGCGGGCGCGATAATAGGCAAGGCCGGCTCGCGCATACGTAAGATCCGCGCGGAGAGCGGCGCCGGCATCGAGATCGCCGAGCCGCTGCCCGGCTCCACCGACCGCATCATCACCATCACCGGCACCCCGCAGCGCATACAGATGGCGCAGTACTTGTTGCAACAGAG TGTGCACGAGAGTAACCCGAATCTCGGCGGTCGAGGCAACTTCTGA
- the LOC124637967 gene encoding heterogeneous nuclear ribonucleoprotein K isoform X2 has protein sequence MNNLPHPKSTQFFGKMKRDAYGEEGPAQKRPRQTDDEVTFLIPSKVAGSIIGKGGANISKLRNQYKASITVPDCPGPERVLSITAPDVDTILEIVKEILPCLADGGPKSSNEDLDVRLLIHQSRAGCVIGKAGAKIKELREKTGARLKIFSNPAPQSTERVVQLVGKADAVAAGVREVLDLIRQVPIKGAVQNYDPHNYDDFYADEYGGFGSGQGGGGPGPRGAGGPRGPPRGPPRGMPPMGPTGRGPAPRGPPLGRNGPPGGPRAAFNDFGGPGPRASFSGPPRGAFGGGGGGGGGGGGTSFGGGNFGGGRAGGGGGNFGNNGGSQQDTTTQVTIPKDLAGAIIGKAGSRIRKIRAESGAGIEIAEPLPGSTDRIITITGTPQRIQMAQYLLQQSVHESNPNLGGRGNF, from the exons AT GAATAACTTGCCTCATCCTAAAAGCACTCAATTTTTTG GTAAAATGAAGCGAGATGCGTACGGGGAAGAAGGGCCCGCGCAAAAGCGGCCGCGGCAGACAGACGACGAAGTCACCTTCCTTATACCGAGCAAG GTCGCCGGCTCGATCATTGGGAAGGGCGGCGCGAACATCTCGAAGCTAAGGAATCAG TACAAAGCCTCTATAACAGTCCCAGATTGCCCCGGCCCCGAACG GGTACTCTCGATAACGGCGCCGGATGTCGACACGATTCTGGAAATCGTAAAAGAAATACTGCCATGTTTGGCTGAT ggagGTCCGAAGAGTAGCAACGAAGATTTGGACGTTCGTCTACTGATCCACCAAAGCCGTGCAGGCTGCGTTATCGGCAAAGCAGGGGCTAAGATCAAAGAGCTGAGAGAG AAAACCGGTGCTCGACTGAAGATATTCTCGAACCCGGCGCCGCAGAGCACGGAGCGAGTGGTGCAGCTGGTGGGCAAGGCCGACGCAGTCGCCGCCGGCGTGCGGGAGGTGCTCGACCTTATACGACAG GTGCCCATCAAAGGCGCAGTTCAGAACTACGACCCGCACAACTACGATGACTTTTACGCGGATGAATACGGAGGCTTCGGCAGCGGACAGGGAGGCGGCGGCCCCGGTCCCCGCGGGGCTGGTGGCCCGCGCGGCCCTCCCCGGGGCCCGCCACGCGGCATGCCACCCATGGGTCCCACCGGCCGGGGGCCCGCTCCTAGAGGCCCGCCGCTAGGCCGCAACGGACCGCCCGGCGGTCCTAGAGCAGCTTTTAACGATTTCGGGGGCCCTGGTCCTAGAGCTAGCTTCAGTGGGCCCCCGCGTGGTGCCTTCGGTGGCGGCGGTGGTggcggaggcggcggcggcggcaccAGCTTTGGGGGAGGAAACTTCGGCGGGGGCCGCGCGGGGGGAGGGGGCGGCAACTTCGGCAATAACGGCGGCAGCCAGCAGGACACCACCACACAAGTTACCATTCCGAAAGAC TTGGCGGGCGCGATAATAGGCAAGGCCGGCTCGCGCATACGTAAGATCCGCGCGGAGAGCGGCGCCGGCATCGAGATCGCCGAGCCGCTGCCCGGCTCCACCGACCGCATCATCACCATCACCGGCACCCCGCAGCGCATACAGATGGCGCAGTACTTGTTGCAACAGAG TGTGCACGAGAGTAACCCGAATCTCGGCGGTCGAGGCAACTTCTGA